The Pedobacter cryoconitis genome contains a region encoding:
- a CDS encoding SymE family type I addiction module toxin, with product MENEQHRSIMLQRKHRKLTYSQKWVPELRISGIWLENQGFHAGELVEITSVQGALIIKAKV from the coding sequence ATGGAAAATGAACAACACAGATCGATCATGCTGCAACGTAAACACCGTAAGCTGACTTACAGCCAAAAGTGGGTTCCTGAACTGAGGATATCAGGTATATGGTTAGAAAACCAGGGCTTTCATGCGGGTGAGCTGGTGGAAATTACCAGTGTGCAGGGCGCGCTGATCATCAAAGCAAAAGTGTAA
- a CDS encoding helix-turn-helix domain-containing protein, protein MLDIGSKIMELRKRKAWSQGDLAKAVEASRDIIGKYERNENSPSVEMALKLARVFDISVDYLLGEGKHAAYDKDTLKRLEDIQVLDQDTRLILFNIIDTFLRDAKARKAYGQ, encoded by the coding sequence ATGCTCGACATTGGAAGCAAGATTATGGAACTCAGGAAGCGCAAAGCATGGTCACAGGGAGACCTGGCCAAAGCAGTAGAAGCTTCAAGGGATATTATTGGAAAGTATGAACGCAATGAAAACAGTCCTTCTGTAGAGATGGCCTTAAAGCTGGCCAGGGTGTTTGATATTTCTGTAGATTATCTGCTGGGAGAAGGAAAGCACGCTGCCTATGATAAAGACACACTTAAACGACTCGAAGACATACAGGTCTTAGACCAGGATACAAGGCTCATTCTATTTAACATCATAGATACCTTTCTAAGGGACGCTAAAGCCAGAAAAGCTTACGGACAGTAA